In Dromiciops gliroides isolate mDroGli1 chromosome 4, mDroGli1.pri, whole genome shotgun sequence, one DNA window encodes the following:
- the CDK3 gene encoding cyclin-dependent kinase 3, producing the protein MSQEAQSTCVELLPTGSPTAMDVFQKVEKIGEGTYGVVYKARNKQTGQLVALKKIRLDSETEGVPSTAIREISLLKELKHPNIVRLLDVVHSEKKLYLVFEFLSQDLKKYMDSAAATELPLHLVKSYLFQLLQGVNFCHSHRVIHRDLKPQNLLINELGAIKLADFGLARAFGVPLRTYTHEVVTLWYRAPEILLGCKFYSTAVDVWSIGCIFAEMVTRKALFPGDSEIDQLFRIFRTLGTPSEAMWPGVTQLPDYKGSFPKWTRKSTEEIVPSLDPEGKDLLMQLLQYDPNRRISAKAALTHHYFSTCKSCSAPHQCMLEHFCR; encoded by the exons ATGTCCCAAGAGGCTCAGAGCACGTGTGTGGAGCTGCTCCCAACAG GCAGCCCCACCGCTATGGACGTGTTCCAGAAGGTGGAAAAGATTGGCGAGGGCACCTATGGGGTGGTGTACAAGGCGAGGAACAAGCAGACGGGGCAGCTCGTGGCCCTGAAGAAGATCCGCCTGGACTC GGAGACTGAGGGTGTCCCCAGCACCGCCATTCGGGAGATCTCCCTTCTCAAAGAGCTTAAGCACCCCAATATTGTCAG GCTACTGGATGTGGTCCATAGCGAGAAAAAGCTATATCTGGTGTTTGAGTTCCTCAGCCAGGACCTGAAGAAATATATGGACTCAGCTGCAGCCACAGAGCTCCCTCTGCACCTGGTCAAG AGCTACCTCTTCCAGCTGCTCCAGGGGGTCAATTTCTGCCATTCTCATCGGGTCATCCACCGTGATCTAAAGCCCCAGAACCTTCTCATCAATGAGTTAGGTGCCATCAAGCTGGCTGATTTTGGGCTGGCCCGGGCCTTTGGCGTGCCCCTGCGTACCTACACCCATGAG GTGGTAACCCTCTGGTACCGTGCCCCTGAGATTCTCCTGGGCTGCAAGTTCTACTCAACAGCCGTGGATGTCTGGAGCATTGGTTGCATCTTTGCAGAGATG GTGACACGGAAGGCCCTTTTTCCTGGTGATTCTGAAATTGATCAGCTGTTCCGAATTTTTCGAACCCTGGGCACACCCAGTGAGGCCATGTGGCCAGGGGTCACCCAGCTGCCGGACTATAAGGGCAGTTTCCCCAAGTGGACCAGGAAGTCGACAGAGGAAATTGTGCCTAGCCTTGACCCAGAGGGCAAGGACCTGCTCATG CAGCTGCTGCAGTATGACCCAAACCGGCGCATCTCAGCCAAGGCAGCTCTGACACATCATTATTTCTCCACCTGCAAGTCATGCTCGGCCCCACATCAGTGCATGCTGGAGCATTTTTGCCGCTGA